In a genomic window of Aeromonas veronii:
- a CDS encoding DUF5610 domain-containing protein — translation MQIDGVGVAQPKGVGVSPKSPQQAESKQVKGEEAVSLHKPPKWAQVLIQQALQFSLEINGQGYQAPKVKEPEEITPETLFDFQSVADNVLQFVTGRLGAARADGKSDDDLTGMMEQARKGIDKGFGEAKKQLGKWATDNEDIKTGIDQSYKLIQKGLEEFEKEFFGKVSPTDMGQAEMASRQQGYLEIQTKDGDKVVLRFNDSWQTKSQSGESGSQFSLKSSQSFSFSLEGDLNSDEMESIGKLVKGIDELAGNFFSGNFEDLLDKASELKLDDSQLASYSLKLKQSVKLSQTYQGAHSLQDLIKPFADYLPKLDQVQKQADSLLPPSQQQALTPAVLAARGEEDPLQVDRFTSFNQRMLEALRMISQFQPSTEPAGKSV, via the coding sequence ATGCAGATCGACGGCGTGGGCGTGGCCCAACCCAAGGGAGTGGGTGTTTCTCCCAAATCGCCGCAACAGGCGGAGTCGAAACAGGTCAAGGGCGAGGAGGCGGTCTCCTTGCACAAGCCCCCGAAGTGGGCACAGGTGCTGATCCAGCAGGCATTGCAGTTCTCGCTGGAGATCAACGGCCAGGGCTATCAGGCTCCGAAGGTGAAGGAGCCCGAGGAGATTACGCCTGAGACCCTGTTCGACTTCCAGTCGGTGGCGGACAACGTGCTGCAGTTCGTGACCGGGCGGCTTGGTGCCGCGCGGGCCGATGGCAAATCCGATGACGATCTGACCGGGATGATGGAGCAGGCCCGCAAGGGGATCGACAAGGGTTTTGGCGAGGCGAAGAAGCAGCTCGGCAAGTGGGCGACCGATAACGAGGATATCAAGACCGGTATCGATCAGAGCTACAAGCTGATCCAGAAGGGGCTCGAGGAGTTCGAGAAGGAGTTCTTCGGCAAGGTCTCCCCGACCGACATGGGACAGGCCGAGATGGCCAGTCGCCAGCAGGGTTATCTGGAGATCCAGACCAAGGATGGCGACAAGGTGGTGCTGCGCTTCAACGATAGCTGGCAGACCAAGTCCCAGAGCGGCGAGAGCGGCAGCCAGTTCAGCCTCAAGTCGAGCCAGAGCTTCAGTTTCTCGCTGGAGGGGGATCTCAACAGCGACGAGATGGAGTCCATCGGCAAGCTGGTCAAGGGGATCGACGAGCTGGCGGGGAACTTCTTCTCCGGCAACTTCGAGGATCTGCTGGACAAGGCGAGCGAATTGAAACTGGATGACAGCCAGCTGGCTTCCTACTCCCTCAAGCTCAAGCAGAGCGTCAAGCTGAGCCAGACCTATCAGGGGGCGCACTCCCTGCAGGATCTGATCAAGCCGTTTGCAGACTATCTGCCCAAGCTGGATCAGGTGCAGAAACAGGCGGATAGCCTGCTGCCGCCATCCCAGCAACAGGCACTGACCCCGGCCGTGTTGGCCGCAAGAGGGGAAGAGGACCCGCTGCAGGTCGATCGCTTCACCAGCTTCAACCAGCGGATGCTGGAGGCGCTGCGGATGATCAGCCAGTTCCAGCCGTCTACCGAACCTGCCGGCAAGAGCGTCTGA
- a CDS encoding ATP--cob(I)alamin adenosyltransferase, translated as MNPKKPRDKRELCYPFIFETSLKCDFEIATDELCCQVGAVLSHLAPDADTEPMLADLAALQRLIYNLNGSVRGKLGIFDADLEWLKARYDHYNEASRGSVTGFVLPQGPQPIPTLHLCRCGSKKVVRLLVRLEESRVAFDPILYRFANLLANFFFVLTVYLKQRWQVPEVPYVSINY; from the coding sequence ATGAACCCCAAGAAGCCAAGAGACAAGCGCGAGCTCTGCTACCCCTTTATCTTCGAAACCTCGCTCAAATGTGATTTTGAAATCGCCACCGACGAGCTCTGCTGTCAGGTCGGGGCCGTGCTGTCACACCTTGCACCGGATGCCGATACCGAGCCCATGCTGGCGGATCTCGCGGCGTTGCAGCGGCTTATCTACAACCTCAACGGCTCGGTGCGCGGCAAGTTGGGGATTTTCGATGCAGATCTTGAGTGGCTCAAGGCCCGTTATGACCACTACAACGAGGCGAGCCGCGGCAGCGTCACCGGTTTTGTGCTGCCGCAGGGGCCGCAGCCTATTCCCACCCTCCATCTGTGCCGCTGTGGCAGCAAGAAGGTGGTGCGGCTGCTGGTCCGGCTGGAAGAGAGCAGGGTGGCCTTCGATCCCATTCTCTATCGCTTCGCCAACCTGCTGGCAAACTTCTTCTTCGTGCTGACCGTCTACCTCAAGCAGCGCTGGCAGGTGCCGGAAGTGCCCTACGTCAGCATCAACTACTGA
- the malZ gene encoding maltodextrin glucosidase — protein sequence MTHPFLFHPQVAPWFKESADALQLTLFSELDAPIREVWLRHEPDNEEYLIPMTAISTRDRLQVWQVNLPLGKGQDIHLYCFKCLTDEEQWWLHGAGVSSTMPPREQHFRFNSLHQPPAWVQDQVFYQIFPDRFCNGDPSLSVKHHEYEYRGKAVISKAWGEPVSRHEEGHGACEFYGGDLAGIDAKLHYLQSLGVTALYLNPIFDSPSNHKYDTQDYFKVDAHLGSNEQFAELTRNLHQRGMKIILDAVVNHTSTQHPWFCPPLGAQSNPDSPWRSFYTFDNEGDYVSWKGIRSLPKLDFSCEKVQDAVYRADDAILRYWMRAPYQIDGWRFDVIHMLGERGTAEGNRSHVRAIRGAVKQENPDAYVLGEHFFEASQWLQGDQEDGAMNYYGFAHPIRAFLAGQDIAYHPIKISAEELDRWLKLARAHIPFKNQLAQFNLLDSHDTARFLHLLGEDKQRMQLAATLLLTYIGVPSIYYGDEVGLSGGNDPDCRRCFPWDTTDWDHVLHDHYRRLIQIRRQRPSLRRGDIQTLYAGPHSYVFARTLQSDQVVVACNRHPSEPRTISLPLWQTASPASRFTDAFNGEKFEVVQGEVQLTIPANSARVLISS from the coding sequence ATGACCCATCCGTTTCTGTTTCATCCCCAGGTGGCGCCCTGGTTCAAAGAGAGCGCCGATGCCCTGCAACTGACCCTTTTCAGCGAGCTGGATGCCCCCATCCGCGAGGTGTGGCTGCGCCACGAGCCGGACAACGAGGAGTACCTGATCCCGATGACGGCGATCTCGACCCGCGACCGACTGCAGGTATGGCAGGTGAACCTGCCGCTTGGCAAGGGGCAGGATATCCACCTCTACTGCTTCAAGTGCCTGACCGACGAGGAGCAGTGGTGGCTGCACGGCGCTGGCGTCAGTTCCACCATGCCGCCGCGCGAGCAGCATTTTCGCTTCAACAGCCTGCACCAGCCACCGGCCTGGGTGCAGGATCAGGTGTTCTACCAGATCTTCCCCGACCGTTTCTGCAACGGCGACCCGTCGCTGAGCGTCAAGCATCACGAGTACGAGTACCGCGGCAAGGCGGTCATCAGCAAGGCGTGGGGCGAGCCGGTCAGTCGTCACGAAGAGGGGCATGGCGCCTGCGAATTCTATGGCGGCGATCTGGCGGGCATCGATGCCAAGCTGCACTACCTGCAATCCCTCGGGGTAACCGCGCTCTACCTCAACCCCATCTTCGATTCGCCGAGCAACCACAAGTACGACACCCAGGACTACTTCAAGGTGGATGCCCACCTCGGCAGCAACGAGCAGTTCGCCGAGCTGACCCGCAACCTGCACCAGCGCGGCATGAAGATCATTCTGGATGCAGTGGTCAATCACACCTCGACCCAGCACCCCTGGTTCTGCCCACCGCTCGGCGCCCAGAGCAACCCGGATTCGCCGTGGCGCAGCTTCTACACCTTTGACAACGAAGGGGATTACGTCAGTTGGAAGGGCATTCGTAGCCTGCCCAAGCTCGACTTCTCCTGCGAGAAGGTGCAGGACGCCGTCTATCGGGCCGACGACGCCATCCTCCGTTACTGGATGCGCGCCCCCTACCAGATCGATGGCTGGCGCTTTGACGTCATCCACATGCTGGGTGAGCGCGGCACCGCCGAGGGCAACCGCAGCCATGTGCGCGCCATTCGCGGGGCAGTGAAGCAGGAGAACCCTGACGCCTACGTGCTCGGCGAACACTTCTTCGAGGCGAGCCAGTGGCTGCAGGGGGATCAGGAGGACGGCGCCATGAACTACTACGGCTTCGCCCACCCGATCCGCGCCTTCCTGGCGGGGCAGGATATCGCCTACCACCCCATCAAGATCAGCGCCGAAGAGCTGGATCGCTGGCTCAAGCTGGCGCGGGCCCACATCCCGTTCAAGAACCAGCTGGCCCAGTTCAACCTGCTGGACAGCCACGACACAGCCCGCTTCCTCCACCTGCTGGGTGAAGACAAGCAGCGGATGCAGCTGGCCGCCACCCTGCTGCTCACCTATATCGGCGTGCCGTCCATCTACTACGGCGATGAAGTGGGGCTCTCCGGCGGCAACGACCCGGACTGCCGCCGCTGCTTCCCGTGGGATACCACAGACTGGGATCACGTGCTGCACGACCACTACCGTCGGCTGATCCAGATCCGCCGCCAGCGCCCCTCCCTGCGCCGTGGCGATATCCAGACCCTCTACGCCGGGCCCCACAGCTATGTGTTCGCCCGCACCCTGCAAAGCGATCAGGTGGTGGTGGCCTGCAACCGTCATCCGAGCGAGCCGCGCACCATCAGCCTGCCCCTGTGGCAGACCGCCAGCCCGGCCAGCCGCTTCACCGACGCCTTCAACGGCGAGAAGTTCGAAGTGGTACAGGGCGAGGTGCAGCTCACCATCCCCGCCAACTCGGCGAGGGTGCTGATCTCCAGCTAA
- a CDS encoding HDOD domain-containing protein encodes MEAASAMSMERLFDKIKQLPTIPKLLHELMQSFNDENARIDEIAAKIAMDQVISVKVLRMANSAALRRGNEVTSIDQAVIRLGFNRLRSIVVASGIIGSFKAPPSFDKNKFWTETFQVATIARTLAKEAKVLDPESAFTCALIHNIGELLIQSTLPEEAELINLAIQKGSSRVEAQREMLGYDYAQLGAELARRWNLSESFVDAISQQLDPLSHDPVSKEAVLIRLAVFISFAWNAGVPAQAIIARFPKPLADQLGLDPKSLAGQLETLHEQGNALADLLTQ; translated from the coding sequence ATGGAGGCTGCCTCAGCCATGTCGATGGAACGTCTGTTTGACAAGATCAAACAACTCCCCACCATTCCCAAGCTGCTGCACGAGTTGATGCAGAGCTTCAACGACGAGAATGCCCGCATCGACGAGATTGCGGCCAAGATCGCCATGGATCAGGTGATCAGCGTCAAGGTGCTGCGGATGGCCAACTCGGCCGCCCTGCGTCGTGGCAACGAAGTGACCTCCATCGATCAGGCGGTGATCCGCCTCGGCTTCAACCGGTTGCGCTCCATCGTGGTCGCCTCCGGCATCATCGGCAGCTTCAAGGCCCCTCCCAGCTTCGACAAGAACAAGTTCTGGACCGAGACCTTCCAGGTCGCCACCATAGCCCGGACGCTGGCCAAGGAGGCCAAGGTGCTGGATCCCGAGAGCGCCTTTACCTGTGCCCTGATCCACAACATCGGTGAACTGCTCATCCAGAGCACCTTGCCGGAAGAGGCGGAGCTCATCAATCTGGCGATCCAGAAGGGGAGCAGCCGGGTCGAGGCCCAGCGCGAGATGCTGGGCTATGACTATGCCCAGCTCGGTGCCGAGCTGGCGCGGCGCTGGAACCTGTCGGAGAGCTTTGTCGACGCCATCTCCCAGCAGCTGGATCCCCTCTCCCACGATCCGGTCAGCAAGGAGGCGGTACTGATCCGTCTGGCAGTCTTCATCTCCTTCGCCTGGAACGCCGGGGTGCCTGCCCAGGCCATCATAGCCCGCTTCCCCAAACCGCTCGCCGACCAGTTGGGACTGGATCCCAAGTCGCTGGCCGGCCAGCTCGAAACACTGCATGAACAGGGTAATGCCCTCGCCGATCTTCTGACTCAATAA
- a CDS encoding META domain-containing protein, translating into MSRLSLLLIPLFLLAGCSSATFVRQDLQHHHWVLSKLDGEPVAALRDNPPDFEIGEHFTVNGIAGCNRYFGQGHMKGDRFWVTSLGSTEMACMPPLDAIEQAVLTTLTEGATLSGSSQDLVLQGKQHRLEYTLRDWVL; encoded by the coding sequence ATGTCCAGATTGTCACTCCTGCTCATCCCCCTCTTCCTGCTCGCCGGCTGCAGTTCAGCCACCTTTGTCCGGCAGGATCTGCAACATCACCACTGGGTATTGAGCAAGCTGGATGGCGAACCGGTCGCTGCCTTGCGCGACAATCCGCCCGACTTCGAGATCGGCGAGCACTTCACCGTCAACGGCATCGCCGGCTGCAACCGCTACTTCGGTCAGGGCCATATGAAAGGGGACAGGTTCTGGGTCACCAGCCTGGGCAGCACCGAGATGGCCTGCATGCCCCCCCTCGACGCCATAGAGCAGGCCGTGTTGACCACCCTGACCGAGGGGGCGACCCTGAGCGGCTCCAGCCAAGACCTGGTACTGCAGGGCAAACAGCACCGTTTGGAATACACCCTGCGCGACTGGGTGCTCTAG
- the yegD gene encoding molecular chaperone translates to MFIGFDYGTSNCAVAVMEQGSPRLLKLSGAHYLPSTLHAPHRDAIAGLLAEGLADSQQAAYLKLRGPVVTRAQAVRRQMREEGLIDELSFGGAALERYLEEPDDGYYIKSPKSFLGAYGLKAPQIALFEDIVCAMMLHVRQQAEQQLGTPIRQAVIGRPVNFQGLAGEESNRQAIAILSEAARIAGFEQVEFLYEPVAAGFEFEARLTEDAVVLVVDIGGGTTDCSMLRMGPSYRDRLDRTDDLLGHSGQRIGGNDFDIRLTVEGMMPLLGMHEVLKTGKPLPHPLFWDAAAINDVSAQSRFYSLDTARQLQDLQLDSQPGSKLGRLANLRAHKLSHQLVWRAEQGKIALSEQESSRHALSELEKGLEAELTREQLAGASALLLEKIGELMDEAIAAAGVQPDRIFVTGGSARSPLIASYIRQKLPAIPLEGGDDFGSVAAGLARYAERIFATKP, encoded by the coding sequence ATGTTTATCGGATTTGATTACGGTACCTCCAACTGTGCCGTCGCCGTGATGGAACAGGGCAGCCCACGGCTGCTGAAGCTGAGCGGTGCCCACTATCTTCCCTCCACCCTGCACGCTCCCCACCGGGATGCTATCGCCGGTCTGTTGGCAGAAGGGCTGGCCGACAGCCAGCAGGCAGCCTATCTCAAGCTGCGTGGCCCCGTGGTCACCCGTGCCCAGGCGGTTCGCCGCCAGATGCGCGAAGAGGGGCTGATCGACGAGCTGAGCTTCGGCGGCGCTGCACTGGAGCGCTATCTGGAAGAGCCGGACGATGGCTACTACATCAAGTCGCCGAAATCCTTCCTCGGTGCCTATGGTCTCAAGGCCCCCCAGATCGCCCTGTTCGAAGACATCGTCTGCGCCATGATGCTCCACGTCCGCCAGCAGGCGGAGCAGCAGCTCGGTACCCCGATCCGCCAGGCGGTGATCGGCCGTCCGGTCAACTTTCAGGGCTTGGCTGGCGAAGAGAGCAACCGTCAGGCCATCGCCATCCTGAGCGAGGCGGCCCGCATCGCCGGCTTCGAGCAGGTGGAGTTTCTCTACGAACCGGTGGCGGCCGGTTTTGAATTCGAGGCCCGCCTCACCGAAGACGCCGTGGTGCTGGTGGTGGATATCGGTGGCGGTACCACCGACTGCTCCATGCTGCGGATGGGCCCGAGCTACCGCGACCGGCTCGATCGCACCGATGATCTGCTCGGCCACAGCGGTCAGCGCATCGGCGGCAACGACTTCGACATCCGCCTGACGGTGGAGGGGATGATGCCGCTGCTCGGCATGCACGAGGTGCTCAAAACCGGCAAGCCGCTGCCCCACCCGCTGTTCTGGGATGCAGCCGCCATCAACGACGTCAGCGCCCAGAGCCGTTTCTACAGTCTCGATACTGCCCGCCAGCTGCAGGATCTGCAGCTCGACAGCCAGCCCGGCAGCAAGCTGGGCCGCCTTGCCAACCTGCGGGCCCACAAGCTGAGCCATCAGTTGGTCTGGCGCGCCGAGCAGGGCAAGATCGCCCTCTCGGAGCAGGAGAGCAGCCGCCACGCCCTGAGCGAGCTGGAAAAAGGGCTGGAGGCAGAGCTGACCCGCGAGCAGCTGGCCGGCGCCTCGGCCCTGCTGCTGGAGAAGATTGGCGAGCTGATGGATGAGGCGATCGCCGCCGCCGGCGTGCAACCCGACCGCATCTTCGTCACCGGCGGTAGCGCCCGCTCGCCGCTGATCGCCAGCTATATCCGCCAGAAGCTGCCGGCTATCCCGCTCGAGGGGGGCGATGACTTCGGCTCGGTGGCTGCGGGTCTGGCCCGTTATGCCGAGCGGATCTTCGCAACCAAGCCCTGA
- a CDS encoding 2-hydroxyacid dehydrogenase yields MRVAVFSTKSYDKEHFNQANSQYGFDLEFFDVRLEAKTARLAHGFPVVCLFVNDDADREVLTELATHGTKVIALRCAGYNNVDLAAAKELGLKVVRVPAYSPEAVAEHAVGLMMTLNRRIHKAYQRTRDANFSLEGLVGFNMHGRTAGIIGTGKIGIATLRILKGFGMRLLVSDPYPNQAAIDLGAEYVDLDTLFRQSDVISLHCPLFKENYHLLNKEAFAKMKDGVMIINTSRGGLLDANAAIEALKTSRIGALGLDVYEEEEDLFFSDKSNEVITDDVFRRLSACHNVLFTGHQAFLTREALHAIADTTLCNIRAIESQGRCNNEVE; encoded by the coding sequence ATGAGAGTCGCCGTATTCAGTACCAAGAGCTATGACAAAGAGCATTTCAACCAGGCCAACAGCCAGTACGGCTTCGACCTGGAGTTTTTCGATGTGCGGCTGGAGGCCAAAACGGCCCGGCTGGCTCACGGCTTCCCGGTGGTGTGCCTGTTCGTCAATGACGATGCCGACCGCGAAGTGCTGACCGAGCTGGCCACCCACGGCACCAAGGTGATCGCCCTGCGCTGCGCCGGCTACAACAACGTGGACCTGGCCGCCGCCAAGGAGCTGGGGCTGAAGGTGGTGCGGGTGCCCGCCTACTCCCCGGAAGCGGTCGCCGAACACGCGGTAGGCCTGATGATGACCCTCAACCGTCGCATCCACAAAGCCTATCAGCGCACCCGCGACGCCAACTTCTCGTTGGAGGGGCTGGTCGGTTTCAACATGCACGGTCGCACCGCCGGCATCATCGGCACCGGCAAGATCGGCATCGCCACCCTGCGCATCCTCAAGGGCTTTGGCATGCGCCTGCTGGTGAGCGATCCCTATCCGAACCAGGCGGCCATCGATCTCGGTGCCGAGTACGTGGATCTCGATACCCTGTTTCGCCAGTCCGACGTCATCAGCCTGCACTGCCCGCTGTTCAAGGAGAACTACCACCTGCTGAACAAGGAGGCGTTCGCCAAGATGAAGGACGGGGTGATGATCATCAACACCAGCCGGGGCGGCCTGCTCGACGCCAACGCCGCCATCGAGGCACTCAAGACCTCCCGTATCGGTGCGCTGGGGCTGGATGTCTACGAAGAGGAAGAGGATCTCTTCTTCTCCGACAAGTCCAACGAGGTGATCACTGATGACGTGTTCCGCCGTCTGTCTGCCTGCCACAACGTGCTGTTTACCGGCCATCAGGCCTTCCTGACCCGCGAGGCGCTGCACGCCATCGCCGACACCACCCTCTGCAATATCCGCGCCATCGAGAGCCAGGGCCGCTGCAACAACGAAGTGGAATAA
- a CDS encoding CreA family protein: MTHRHTRHNALRRALPLLLGALFAGPALADKADTVGEVSTAFKLVGPNHKILVEAFDDPRIDGVACYLARPKTGGVKGGLGLAEDPSHASLSCHQIGPITLPEKLKAGEEVFDVSTSLVFKEQKVVRFYDQKRNALVYLTYSTKLVDGSYKSAVSAVPIMPWGQ; encoded by the coding sequence ATGACACATCGCCACACGCGACATAACGCCCTTCGCCGCGCCCTGCCCCTGCTGCTGGGCGCCCTGTTTGCCGGCCCGGCGCTGGCCGACAAGGCCGATACCGTCGGCGAGGTGAGCACCGCCTTCAAGCTGGTTGGCCCCAACCACAAGATCCTGGTCGAGGCGTTCGACGATCCCCGCATCGACGGTGTCGCCTGCTATCTGGCGCGCCCCAAGACCGGCGGCGTCAAGGGCGGGCTGGGGCTGGCGGAAGATCCCTCCCACGCCTCCCTGTCGTGCCACCAGATCGGCCCCATCACCCTGCCCGAGAAGTTGAAGGCGGGGGAAGAGGTGTTCGACGTCAGCACCTCGCTGGTGTTCAAGGAGCAGAAAGTGGTGCGTTTTTACGACCAGAAACGCAATGCACTGGTTTACCTGACCTACAGCACCAAACTGGTGGATGGTTCGTACAAGAGTGCCGTCAGCGCCGTTCCCATCATGCCGTGGGGACAATAA
- a CDS encoding DUF962 domain-containing protein, whose protein sequence is MKGIKEWFEEYGQSHRHPVNIAIHKLAVPGIYLCSLALLWCLPHGPLPTPLNWAAVAAIPVLLFYLQLSFSLFAGMAGLTALGLWICYQWQGPLLWPTVAALVLLWIAQFVGHKIEGKRPSFLADLQFLLIGPAWVLASLYRRLRLPY, encoded by the coding sequence ATGAAGGGAATCAAAGAGTGGTTTGAAGAGTACGGCCAGAGTCATCGTCACCCGGTCAACATCGCCATCCACAAGCTGGCGGTGCCGGGCATCTATCTCTGCTCGTTGGCGCTGCTCTGGTGTCTACCACACGGGCCCTTGCCCACCCCCCTCAACTGGGCAGCAGTGGCTGCCATTCCGGTGCTGCTGTTCTATCTGCAGCTGTCGTTTTCGCTGTTTGCGGGAATGGCGGGACTGACCGCACTGGGACTGTGGATCTGTTACCAGTGGCAGGGACCGCTGCTGTGGCCTACGGTGGCGGCGCTCGTGCTGCTCTGGATCGCCCAGTTTGTCGGCCACAAGATCGAGGGCAAGCGTCCCTCCTTCCTCGCTGACCTGCAATTTCTGCTGATCGGCCCCGCCTGGGTGCTTGCCAGCCTCTATCGTCGTTTGCGCCTTCCCTACTGA
- a CDS encoding TraR/DksA C4-type zinc finger protein: MCDFMTEDQLAFYKGQIERQIVELEERLNSQASQAIATDTNEMADEIDRASIEEARRLELNRIEHDKLHLRKLRGALKRISEGDFGYCESCGDEISLKRLHARPESRFCVECQSTKEFNDTHVFRRVA; the protein is encoded by the coding sequence ATGTGTGATTTCATGACTGAAGACCAACTGGCCTTTTACAAGGGGCAGATCGAGCGACAGATCGTCGAGCTCGAAGAGCGCCTGAACTCCCAGGCCAGCCAGGCCATCGCCACCGACACCAACGAGATGGCTGATGAAATTGACCGTGCCAGTATCGAGGAAGCCCGCCGTCTGGAGCTGAACCGCATCGAGCACGACAAGCTGCACCTGCGCAAACTGCGCGGCGCGCTGAAGCGCATCAGCGAAGGGGATTTCGGTTACTGCGAATCTTGCGGCGACGAGATCTCTCTCAAGCGACTGCATGCCCGTCCGGAGTCCCGTTTCTGCGTCGAGTGCCAGAGCACCAAGGAATTTAACGATACCCACGTGTTCCGCCGCGTCGCCTGA